From a region of the Danaus plexippus chromosome 8, MEX_DaPlex, whole genome shotgun sequence genome:
- the LOC116775946 gene encoding pre-mRNA splicing regulator USH1G: MTTDRFHKAAKDGLLEVLREATRKECNNKDESGMTPTLWAAFEGHIEALRLLCGRGGEPDKYDYFGNTALHLAAARGHKECVTFLVNFGANLYAMDVDGHTAQELAAINGRDDILRFLDQTIGKLENNDKKKAKSLKEKAKKDHEKLQKQYTKRQSKAEVMADKELKKLAKEWDHGYNEEITTMPHRPSNVLLALKQKMTRSSSQGNLLDDPRPTYSALVGTVSSGARGRGAVYKKALASKLKNGTLGKTSARDDFKVGEVETTGRRSVTSLSGVRRDSEVMYVGTFGAGPQQRAPVADVFTDKPLLTRSASQPDFLAAQQGEDSGIGQEVLLQEPASIFDRPGFGSVAFRRSITATLSAMPASEELSIGSAGSLARHAYQPAEWASTQSGSSTITSDEEPEADDTGYSSLERFLTAWGLSQYIQKFKDEQIDLDALMLLTESDMKSLGLPLGPYRKLVTAVQERKQALSQPGPMIDTAI; this comes from the exons AGCAGCTAAAGATGGTCTCCTGGAAGTGCTTAGGGAAGCGACGAGGAAGGAGTGCAACAACAAGGATGAATCAGGCATGACTCCGACCTTGTGGGCTGCCTTTGAAGGTCACATAGAGGCACTACGACTACTCTGTGGCAGAGG GGGTGAACCTGATAAATATGATTACTTCGGCAACACAGCCCTCCACCTAGCAGCTGCACGCGGTCATAAGGAATGCGTGACGTTTTTGGTAAACTTCGGTGCTAACCTGTACGCCATGGACGTAGACGGTCACACGGCCCAGGAGCTGGCCGCCATCAACGGAAGAGATGATATACTGCGTTTCCTCGACCAAACTATCGGCAAACTGGAAAATAACGACAA AAAAAAGGCGAAGTCCCTCAAAGAAAAGGCGAAGAAGGATCACGAGAAACTTCAAAAGCAGTACACTAAGAGGCAGAGTAAGGCGGAGGTGATGGCGGACAAAGAATTAAAGAAACTAGCCAAGGAATGGGACCACGGATACAACGAAGAAATAACGACCATGCCGCATAGACCAAGCAACGTGTTGCTGGCTCTGAAACAGAAAATGACACGCTCCTCGAGTCAAG GTAATCTTCTGGACGATCCTCGTCCGACGTACAGCGCGCTAGTGGGCACGGTGTCGTCAGGGGCTCGAGGCCGAGGCGCCGTCTACAAGAAAGCTCTCGCCAGCAAACTCAAGAACGGCACCCTTGGGAAAACCAGCGCTAGAGACGACTTCAAG GTAGGCGAGGTAGAGACGACAGGTCGTCGCTCGGTGACGTCATTGAGCGGAGTGCGTCGCGACTCAGAGGTCATGTACGTCGGCACCTTCGGAGCCGGTCCTCAACAAAGGGCGCCCGTCGCTGATGTCTTCACTGATAAACCATTACTCACCAG ATCAGCGAGTCAACCCGACTTCTTGGCGGCGCAACAGGGGGAAGACAGCGGCATCGGACAGGAAGTGCTGCTGCAGGAACCGGCCAGTATATTTGACAGACCCGGGTTTGGTAGTGTTGCGTTTAG ACGTTCCATAACAGCCACACTGAGCGCGATGCCGGCCAGCGAGGAGTTGTCCATAGGATCCGCGGGCTCCCTTGCCAGACACGCTTACCAACCAGCTGAGTGGGCCTCTACACAGTCAG GGAGTTCCACTATAACATCCGACGAGGAACCCGAGGCGGATGACACGGGATACTCGTCACTCGAACGCTTCTTGACGGCGTGGGGTCTGTCGCAGTACATCCAGAAGTTCAAGGACGAGCAGATCGACCTTGACGCGCTGATGCTACTCACCGAGAGCGACATGAAGAGCCTCGGGCTGCCGCTGGGACCGTACCGAAAGTTGGTCACAGCTGTTCAGGAGAGGAAGCAGGCTCTGTCCCAACCGGGCCCCATGATAGATACCgctatataa